The genomic stretch CTAAATTCGACATAAATAGCACATAATTTATAAATATATGTTTTAGGTTAGAAAGGTAAACAGAATGGAAAAGTTTGATGGAATTATCAATAATACACTTGTAAAAAAGATCTTAAGTATCGTATTGCTGGTTTTGTTTATGTATTTCTTTCGAGGCATGCTGAATCAGCTTTTACTTATTTTTATAGTTACATTTATTTTTGGTCAGCTCCAAAAATTTATTTATGATAAAGTAAATTCCCGTATGAAAATCAGCCGTAAACTGATTACTATTTTTATGTACATTATAATTGTATTGTTTTTCACGATATCCGGTATTGTCTATATTCCAAAGGTTACCCAGCAGCTATTTGATATCATCGGTTTGATTTCCACCTTTGATTTGAGCCAGGTTCAGTCAAAATTCGACATTAATCTGATGAATATCATTCCAGAGGATCAGATCGACGCTTATATCCGGTTAGCGGAAAACCATCTTTTGGGGTTTGTAGCTACAGCAGGTACTTTTAGTATCAATTTATTAATGTCATTCTTGATAAGCTTTCTTTTCTTACTGGAAAAGGATGAAATCGTTACGTTTTTTGGACACATGGAACAGAGCAAAGTTTCCTTCCTGTATGAATACTTTAAGTTCTATGGGAAAAAGTTTTTAAATTCTTTCGGTAAAGTAATAGAATTGCAGATCGTAATTGCATGCATTAACTCTTTTCTGTCTGTGCTGGCCCTGACAATTATGGGATTTCCGCAGACATTGGGGCTTGGAGCCATGATCTTTATACTGGGACTGATTCCTGTTGCCGGGGTGATCATATCCATGATTCCCCTTACAATTATCGCATTTAACATTGGAGGCGCCATAAAAATCGTTGAAGTTATTGTGATGATTGTTGTTCTCCATTCTTTGGAAACCTATGTGTTGAACCCTAAATTAATGTCTGCAAAAACAAAGATTCCCGTATTTTTGGTGTTTATTATACTAATGGTGAGCGAACATTATATTGGAGTCTGGGGTCTGCTTTTTGGCATTCCGCTGTTCATGTTTTTCCTGGATATTTTAGATATTAAGGTAGGGACAAATAATCGCTAGAAATAGGAACGATGAAAGTTATCATCAAAAAAGGAGACCAAAGCCGCCGATAAGTTCGGCTGGCCTTGGTCTCCTTTTTCGTTACAAATCCATATCCATAAAAACTTTTGAAGCCGTTGCACCCTTTTGACCCTGATATTTTCCGTTGTACGGATTTAAAGCATGATCATCTAATTGTGCAAAAACAAGCTGACCTACACGGCGGCCTGCACATAGCTCGATCGCACATCTGTTTGCGTTAAAAAGTTCTAATGTGATTTCGCCTTTAAATCCCGGATCCACCCAGCCTGCATTTTGAATAAACAGCCCCAGCCTTCCTAAGGAACTGCGGCCCTCCACAAAGGCCGTCAGATTATCTGGCAAAGAGAAATATTCCATGGTGGTAGCAAGTACAAACTGTCCGGGCAGAAGCAAATACCGATCCGTTTCAATGGTTTTATATCGAATTTCATCATTTAAGGAAATAATCCCATTGCTAGTATCCTCTACGACACAAAACGTATTCCCAAGTCTGATGTCTACGCTGGCAGGCTGGATCTGGTGCTTTTCCATTGGTGATATCGTAAGCGTTTTATCCTCTAGCATCCGAAGAATTGTTTTATCAGATAAAATCATAATATAATTTCCTTTCTCCTTATACTCCAGGACCGATCTCTCCGCCAGATCCCGGTCCTTCCTGTACTCCCGGATTTTCTTCGGTTTCTTTTTCCGGCTTTGTTTCCTTTTCCTTTTCCGTTTCTTTCTCCGGTTTCTTTTCTTCCTTTGTTTCCTTTATATTGGCCCCAGGCCCAACCAGGCTTCCGTCATCGTTGGTGGGAACTTCCGTCCTCTCCTGCTCGGTTGTTTCCGGAATCGCTTCTTTCGTGCTTTCTGCCGTGGTCTCTTTCACACTTTCTTCAGTGGCAGCTTCCGTTTTTGCAGGAGCGGTATCTTTTGATGACGAAGTATCTTTTTTCTTGCCTCCTGAACTTCCGCCGGATGGAGCATTCTTTCCAGGATCTTTCATGCCGCTTTCCTGGGCGATCTTGTCGCTGATCTTTTTCACCGTTGATGATGGAGAATAATCAGCCTTATTATAAAGAAACTGGTGAAGCTGGCTGACGTTACTCTCTAATGTGGTAGGGATAACACAATCCATTCTGCCGATCTTCATGGTAGTGCGTGAAAATGGGAAACCGTTTGTTTCTCCTATGTGATATTTGTTGATTCCTTTGGCTATGGACAGAACATCATTCATGCCAATGCTGGTAGATACCTGTGGGAATACGGTAGAAACCAGAGTGCTTAATGTTCCAAAATCAGCATTTTTCGCTTTTTCCATTGCAAGGCTTATCACCTTGCGCTGGCGCTCTGTCCGGTTAAAGTCCGTATCCATGAGACGGAGTCTGGAATAGGCCACAGCTTGTACGCCATCTAAATGGTTCATTCCTGCTTTTTTCAACTGATAAGAGCCGATTCCGGTGGAATTAACAGTTTCCGTAATAAAACCGTTGATATAGGCGAATTCTGAATCTGTAATTTCCAAATCGACCCCACCAAGTATGTTAATGGCATCAGCAACTGCTTTCCAGTTAAAGGTTGCATAATCGTCGATGTTAAGATCCAGATTCTCATTTAGAGCATCCACTGCCTGTTTATGGCCGCCTTTAAAATAGGCCTCATTAATCTTGTGATAGGTTCCTTTGCTGTCAATCTTTAAATATGTATCCCTGAATACCGATACCAGTTTTATCTCACCGGTAGCCTTATCGATGTTGCAGATCATCTCTACATCGGACAGAGCTCCCTTTTCAAGCTTTCCGTCCCGGGAATCAACGCCAAAAACGGCAATGGTCCAATAACCTTTCTGATGGGTGCGCTGTTTAAACAGAAAAAATACGCCAAATAGTACCAGCGCCAAAATTACAAGCTCCATTAATATGACTCGCTGCTTGTGTTTGCGTTTCCGTTTTTTATCCGATTTATGTTTGGCGCCGTTTTGCGGTCCATTATATCGGACTCGCGGATTTCTTCCGTCACCTGTACTATAATAGGTTCTATCTCCTCTTACCGTCTGCGGCTGGCGTTTTTTCCCTGTCGGAGGAGTTTTATCTGCGCTCCTCGTCCTTTTACTGCCCTCCCGGCTTTTGCGGTCCCGCATACGGTCTAATTCATCCTCATAATCCATGATCGAGTAATCAATCCTTTCCAATATTTTCTTTGGCAGATCCCATCTATTCTATCAGAAATATGCCTATGATATCTTGCTTTTCTCTTAATTTTATCAGTCAATCAGCTATTTATTGTAACACAAAATAGTTACCTTGACCACTATAAAAAATTATGATAGATGATAGATGAACTGCTCCAGAAAAGTACTGTTGAAACAATAAAAGCAACTGCACCGGTTTAGGCTGAGGTTGATAAGCAGGGTGTTCGTGAGGGGATTTACAACATTTGACAAAACAGTTTTGCCTGGTTGAACTACGGCCAATGGCCGTAACGCAGCCAGGTTTATTTGTACCTGTAATCTGGGGACTAAAAGAAAGAGAATAAGATTTGATCTATTTAAGATTGGTAAAAGAATCAATAATTTGCGGCTGCTTCCGAAAGGATCAAAGAGTCTATGGCGACTGCAACCCCATCTTCATCATTATTTCTGGTTATGAGGCGTGCGCTGCGCTTTATCACTTCCGAGGCATTGCCCATGGCTATGGTATATCCCAGAGGAAGGCTGAGCATGGAAAGGTCGTTTTCACTGTCTCCAATGGCAAGGATTTCCCTGGGATGGATGTTGGCGCTTGCCGCATATTCCATCAGGACAGATCCCTTTTGCGCACCTATGTGAGTCAGTTCCAGATTGGAGGGGGCTGATGAAGCAACTGAGATTCCTTCTTCTTTTTCCAGAGTGCAGCGGATCTGCATTAAGATCTCCGGATTTTCATGGACAACAGACATTTTATATATCTCCCATGAAGATCCAAGCAGCACTACTTCTGTTGTAAATTGAAACCGTTTTACAATGGTCTCATAGGTATGCTCATCGGAAACCATGGGAAGAAAAATCTTATCCTCAAAGCTTTTTCGAAAATCTTCCATGGTGGAGGTAGTGTAACTTCCCTCTTCTGTCATAAAATCATAAAGAACTGAAAACGGCCGGCAAATATCAAGAATGCGGCTTACCTGGCCTTTTAACAGCGGTTGTTTTCGCAGCTGTCTTCCATAACTGTCGAAAACAGCAGCACCGTTCATACAGATAATATCATAGGAAATTCCAGCTTCCTTTAGGGGGCTGTAGGCATCGGCAAAATTTCTGCCGGTGCAGACAACAAAACCGATGTTCTTCCGTTTAAGAGCTTCAATGGCGGCAATAGTTAAGGAGGAAACCTTTCCATATCGGTTTAAAAGAGTTCCATCCATGTCAGATGCTACTAATCGTATCATTTGATTTTCCTTTCTTGTCTACAATTTCCTTTGCAATATCAGGGTAATTGGTTATGATTGCTTCGATTTCCTGCTCTGCAAGGTATTCCATCATGTTTTTATCATTCACGGTCCATACATGAAGAGGAAGCTTCTTCTTTCCTGCTTCCTTAATCAGTTTTTTAGTCCGGAGGTGGTTGAGAGATGGATGAAGTGCATCTGCCCCTATTAATTTTGCGTATCCTGGAACATTAATAAAACCATCTGAAAAAAGAAGTCCGGTTAATGCTTTGGGATTTAATTTCTTCACCTTCACAATGCTGGGGTGATGGAAGGAGGAATAGATGACCCGTTCCTCCAACCCAGCTTTTTTCACCTGTGCTAATGCTTCCTTCTCAATACCTTTGTAGCGGAAGACTCCTGTCTTCAGCTCAATATTAACATTGAGATCAAAAGGCTTTACAAGCTCCAATACTTCGATCAGTTCAGGAATGACTGAGGTGCCAAATTCCGGCTGGATTTTGCTGCAGCGAAACCTTTTTAGTTCTTCCATGGTGAAATCTTTTACATAACCGGTGCCATTACAGGTGCGGTCAATGGTCTCATCGTGTATGACTGCCAGCTTTCCATCCTTTGTCATCTGTATATCCAGTTCAATTCCGTCTGCTTTCTGCCTGATGGCCAGTTCAAAAGCCTCCAGTGTATTTTCCGGCGCATAAGCGGAAGCGCCTCTGTGAGCCCAAACTTTTGTTCTCATCTGTCAATATCCTCTCTGAATTTAATTGTTAATAAGATTATAGTCTTCAATGGACTTATTAATGCTTTCTGCCATCTTAGCAACTGCATTTTCCGGGGTCCCCTTGTTGTTGATCATGTTCTCGATCTCTGTCTCCACGATCTGCCTTGCTTCAGGGAATACACTGAGAAGTGCTCCGGCGGACTGAGGGGTGGAATCATGAAGCTGATCAATGGCTGTTTTAAACTGAGGGTATTGTGCGATATTATCTTTAAACACAGCTTCATTGTGAGCGGCAACCGTAACAGGAAAATAACCAGTCTGGGAATTCCAGTAGGCCTGGCTTTCCGGGGAAACAAGGAATTTCACAAATTCCCATACAGCCTGCTGCTTTGCCGGATCCTCATTATTTAATGCCCATAAGGAACCTCCTCCAATAGAAACGCCGCCTTTATCATCGTCGCTCACCTTAGGAAAATATGCGGTCCCAACCTCGAATTTGCCGTTCACATCATTTAATATCTGCTTTAAAGATGCAGTGGATCCAAGAGTCATAGCCGCTTTGCCTGCACTGAAGTCAGCAAGCCCTGCATCACCGCCTCGTCCGACATTAGGAGCATAACCCTTATCCGCTAAGTCCTTCCATGCTGCTAAGGTCTTGACACCGGCTCCGTTTTTATCGAAATCTACAGCCGTTGCCGCTTCTTCTCTTCCGTTTCCATTGTCGGCATACTGAGCCTGCTGCTTGCAGGTGAATTGCTCAAAGAACCAGCCATAAATACCTAAGGATATTACCACTCCTGCTCCGCCCTTTCCAATAAGATCGTCACCGATCTTTACAATTCCCGGAAGGCTGTCAGGAATTTCCGTGATGCCGGCTTTCGTAAAGATGTCTTTATTATAATAGAGAATCGGGGTAGAGGAATTAAAAGGCATGGAATACAAATTTCCATTTACGGTGTAATAGGCTGCAATGTTTGGTTCCACCTGAGTTAAATCCCAATGATCCTCATTAATCAGCTCCTGCATGGGAATGACCCAGCCGGAATCGATCATGAAACGGGTACCGATATCATAAATCTGGACCAGATCAGCGCCCATATTGCCGATCTGAGCACTTTTCAGCTTGTTGATAGCATCGTCATAGCTGCCTTGATACTGAGCTTCTACGGTAATGCCGGAAGTGTTTTCCTTATTGAATTTCGTTACTAGAGTATCGATGGCTTCTCCGTTTACACCTCCCATTGAATGCCAGAAGGTTATGGTGGTGCTTGCCGGGCTGCCAGAGCTTTCAGCAGTCTGGGCGGCAGTCGTCTGAGCTTCCACAGCGGTCGAACCGGCGCTGCTCGTTTCTGTTCCTGTCTGCCTGGCGCAGCCGGACAATGCCCCTGCTGCCATCATGACTGCCATACTCATGGCAAGTGCTCTTTTCTTCATCTTCTTTCCTCCAAATTTTATTTTTTATATTGAAGTCCGATTTGCCTGGTGGGCTCGCCGGACGTCTGAACCAGGTCAGCCTTTGACTGCTCCTGAGAACATACCACGGATCAATTGTCTCTGCCCTGCAATGAAAACAGAGATAGATGGAATGATGATCATGACAACACCGGCGATCATCATGGAAATGGACTGGGAGTCCACGCTGTCCAGCATGCCGATTCCAATCTGAACCGTTCTCATTCGGTCAGAGCCGGTAACAAGAAGAGGCCACATATACATGTTCCAGGCATTGATAAAGGTATAGACTGCCATGGCCCCGATTGCTGATTTGGTAAGAGGAATCAGGAGGCTGTAAATAAATCTTAAGTTGGAACAACCGTCAATTCTTGCGGACTCATATAAGGATACAGGAAAAGATTTATAAAACTGCCGGAATAGAAAAATTCCCATGGCTGAGGTAAGATAAGGAATAATCAGCACCTTATAGCTGTCAAGCCATTGTAACCCGCTTACGGTCAAATAATTAGAGATGATGGTGGCCTCTCCCGGGATCATCATAGTTGCCATGACAATCATGAACAGCAGATTTTTCCCCTTAAAGTCCAGAAAGGAAAAAGAAAATGCCGCCAGGGAACAGGATAAGATCTGTCCGAATGTGATACAGCCTGCCACAAAAAAGGAATTGACAATAAACCGGTTTAAGGGGATTTTAACCATGGCCTGACGAAAGTTCTCAAGGGTCGGATTCCCTGGGATTAAGTTCATATCAGTTGTGAACAGTTCACTGGAAGGCATGAATGCAATGCTCACCGCATACAAGAGCGGAAGCAAAACAAAGATGGACACGGCCAGGTTTATGATTACAAGAGCCAGCTTACCCGC from Lacrimispora sphenoides JCM 1415 encodes the following:
- the dcd gene encoding dCTP deaminase, translated to MILSDKTILRMLEDKTLTISPMEKHQIQPASVDIRLGNTFCVVEDTSNGIISLNDEIRYKTIETDRYLLLPGQFVLATTMEYFSLPDNLTAFVEGRSSLGRLGLFIQNAGWVDPGFKGEITLELFNANRCAIELCAGRRVGQLVFAQLDDHALNPYNGKYQGQKGATASKVFMDMDL
- a CDS encoding glycerophosphodiester phosphodiesterase; this translates as MRTKVWAHRGASAYAPENTLEAFELAIRQKADGIELDIQMTKDGKLAVIHDETIDRTCNGTGYVKDFTMEELKRFRCSKIQPEFGTSVIPELIEVLELVKPFDLNVNIELKTGVFRYKGIEKEALAQVKKAGLEERVIYSSFHHPSIVKVKKLNPKALTGLLFSDGFINVPGYAKLIGADALHPSLNHLRTKKLIKEAGKKKLPLHVWTVNDKNMMEYLAEQEIEAIITNYPDIAKEIVDKKGKSNDTISSI
- a CDS encoding ABC transporter substrate-binding protein, whose protein sequence is MKKRALAMSMAVMMAAGALSGCARQTGTETSSAGSTAVEAQTTAAQTAESSGSPASTTITFWHSMGGVNGEAIDTLVTKFNKENTSGITVEAQYQGSYDDAINKLKSAQIGNMGADLVQIYDIGTRFMIDSGWVIPMQELINEDHWDLTQVEPNIAAYYTVNGNLYSMPFNSSTPILYYNKDIFTKAGITEIPDSLPGIVKIGDDLIGKGGAGVVISLGIYGWFFEQFTCKQQAQYADNGNGREEAATAVDFDKNGAGVKTLAAWKDLADKGYAPNVGRGGDAGLADFSAGKAAMTLGSTASLKQILNDVNGKFEVGTAYFPKVSDDDKGGVSIGGGSLWALNNEDPAKQQAVWEFVKFLVSPESQAYWNSQTGYFPVTVAAHNEAVFKDNIAQYPQFKTAIDQLHDSTPQSAGALLSVFPEARQIVETEIENMINNKGTPENAVAKMAESINKSIEDYNLINN
- a CDS encoding carbohydrate ABC transporter permease, producing the protein MNRDELEKLKQSANQKALFRRRAGKLALVIINLAVSIFVLLPLLYAVSIAFMPSSELFTTDMNLIPGNPTLENFRQAMVKIPLNRFIVNSFFVAGCITFGQILSCSLAAFSFSFLDFKGKNLLFMIVMATMMIPGEATIISNYLTVSGLQWLDSYKVLIIPYLTSAMGIFLFRQFYKSFPVSLYESARIDGCSNLRFIYSLLIPLTKSAIGAMAVYTFINAWNMYMWPLLVTGSDRMRTVQIGIGMLDSVDSQSISMMIAGVVMIIIPSISVFIAGQRQLIRGMFSGAVKG
- a CDS encoding AI-2E family transporter, which produces MEKFDGIINNTLVKKILSIVLLVLFMYFFRGMLNQLLLIFIVTFIFGQLQKFIYDKVNSRMKISRKLITIFMYIIIVLFFTISGIVYIPKVTQQLFDIIGLISTFDLSQVQSKFDINLMNIIPEDQIDAYIRLAENHLLGFVATAGTFSINLLMSFLISFLFLLEKDEIVTFFGHMEQSKVSFLYEYFKFYGKKFLNSFGKVIELQIVIACINSFLSVLALTIMGFPQTLGLGAMIFILGLIPVAGVIISMIPLTIIAFNIGGAIKIVEVIVMIVVLHSLETYVLNPKLMSAKTKIPVFLVFIILMVSEHYIGVWGLLFGIPLFMFFLDILDIKVGTNNR
- a CDS encoding Cof-type HAD-IIB family hydrolase; translation: MIRLVASDMDGTLLNRYGKVSSLTIAAIEALKRKNIGFVVCTGRNFADAYSPLKEAGISYDIICMNGAAVFDSYGRQLRKQPLLKGQVSRILDICRPFSVLYDFMTEEGSYTTSTMEDFRKSFEDKIFLPMVSDEHTYETIVKRFQFTTEVVLLGSSWEIYKMSVVHENPEILMQIRCTLEKEEGISVASSAPSNLELTHIGAQKGSVLMEYAASANIHPREILAIGDSENDLSMLSLPLGYTIAMGNASEVIKRSARLITRNNDEDGVAVAIDSLILSEAAANY
- a CDS encoding LCP family protein → MERIDYSIMDYEDELDRMRDRKSREGSKRTRSADKTPPTGKKRQPQTVRGDRTYYSTGDGRNPRVRYNGPQNGAKHKSDKKRKRKHKQRVILMELVILALVLFGVFFLFKQRTHQKGYWTIAVFGVDSRDGKLEKGALSDVEMICNIDKATGEIKLVSVFRDTYLKIDSKGTYHKINEAYFKGGHKQAVDALNENLDLNIDDYATFNWKAVADAINILGGVDLEITDSEFAYINGFITETVNSTGIGSYQLKKAGMNHLDGVQAVAYSRLRLMDTDFNRTERQRKVISLAMEKAKNADFGTLSTLVSTVFPQVSTSIGMNDVLSIAKGINKYHIGETNGFPFSRTTMKIGRMDCVIPTTLESNVSQLHQFLYNKADYSPSSTVKKISDKIAQESGMKDPGKNAPSGGSSGGKKKDTSSSKDTAPAKTEAATEESVKETTAESTKEAIPETTEQERTEVPTNDDGSLVGPGANIKETKEEKKPEKETEKEKETKPEKETEENPGVQEGPGSGGEIGPGV